One Meiothermus sp. QL-1 DNA segment encodes these proteins:
- a CDS encoding LptF/LptG family permease encodes MSYLDRYILREALPAFFFGLLLYVGFGLLSNLLPRAQWMTTAELSSILKWLALQVPHATVQALPIAGLLAVMLAFGRLARENELLVMQAGGIPLLRAARVFLAGGLLLSGASLALSEWVVPWANRATVVVYWNELVPERTAQFRLAGRELAVGEYVLRFEGFDPAQDELRQVRLERWQGLTQTVVLAESARLEGHRIIFRDYRVFTLDFARLPLPNFASLAEAETHLREVFRAQNIGAAGAELTVRLPQSREELEAQYAGGGFESPVPLSSWWRKLQDPSTPPGERREALAQWHTGLALALANLLVLVLALPVAVRRASSPGVALALALVLTIAYYVAFSVGKVLALTGPLPPALAAWGANLLGVGVGFWLGKGIYR; translated from the coding sequence ATGAGCTACCTAGACCGCTACATCCTGCGCGAGGCCCTCCCCGCCTTCTTCTTCGGGCTGCTCCTTTACGTGGGCTTCGGCCTCCTGAGCAACCTGCTGCCCCGGGCCCAGTGGATGACCACCGCCGAACTCAGCAGCATCCTCAAGTGGCTGGCCCTGCAGGTCCCCCACGCCACCGTGCAGGCCCTGCCCATCGCCGGGCTGCTTGCGGTGATGCTGGCCTTTGGCCGGCTGGCAAGGGAGAACGAGCTTTTGGTGATGCAGGCTGGGGGCATTCCCCTGCTGCGGGCAGCGCGGGTCTTCCTGGCGGGCGGGCTTCTTCTGAGCGGGGCCTCGCTCGCCCTTTCGGAGTGGGTGGTGCCCTGGGCCAACCGGGCCACCGTGGTGGTCTACTGGAACGAGCTGGTGCCCGAGCGCACCGCCCAGTTTCGCCTGGCCGGGCGGGAGCTCGCGGTGGGGGAGTACGTGCTGCGCTTCGAGGGCTTCGACCCTGCCCAGGATGAGCTCAGGCAGGTGCGCCTCGAGCGCTGGCAGGGCCTGACCCAGACCGTCGTCCTGGCCGAAAGCGCCCGGCTGGAAGGCCACCGCATCATCTTCCGCGACTACCGGGTTTTCACCCTGGATTTTGCCCGCCTGCCCCTCCCCAACTTCGCCAGCCTGGCCGAGGCCGAGACCCACCTGCGGGAGGTTTTCAGGGCGCAAAACATCGGTGCTGCAGGGGCCGAGCTCACCGTTCGCCTCCCCCAAAGCCGTGAGGAGTTGGAGGCCCAGTACGCCGGGGGCGGCTTCGAAAGCCCGGTGCCGCTCTCCTCCTGGTGGCGCAAGCTGCAAGACCCCAGCACCCCCCCAGGCGAGCGGCGCGAGGCGCTGGCCCAGTGGCACACCGGCCTCGCTTTGGCCCTGGCCAACCTGCTGGTGCTGGTGCTGGCCCTCCCGGTGGCGGTGCGCCGGGCCAGCAGCCCTGGTGTGGCCCTGGCGCTGGCCTTGGTCCTCACCATCGCCTACTACGTGGCCTTCAGCGTGGGGAAGGTGCTGGCCCTGACCGGGCCGCTGCCCCCGGCCCTGGCCGCCTGGGGGGCCAATCTGCTGGGGGTAGGGGTGGGATTTTGGTTGGGAAAGGGCATCTACCGCTAG
- a CDS encoding DegT/DnrJ/EryC1/StrS aminotransferase family protein gives MVPILDLKQEYLELKSEIDTAIGRVLASGHFIGGPEVEALEAELAEYLGVARVVSCASGTDALFLTLRAMGVGPGDEVITTPFTFIATLEAILHAGARPVLVDIDPQTFNLNPALLPEALSPRTRAILPVHLYGQVAPMDEILAFARQHGLWVLEDAAQAIGARYLHRPAGTLGQAGAFSLYPSKNLGAYGDGGFIATQDPALAEEARLLAAHGAKVRYHHVRAAGYTSRLDALQAAILRAKLPHLERWNARRREIAARYTQALKHRVQTPCEMPYALHIYHQYTIRHPERDRLAAHLKARGIGCSVHYPLPAHLQPAYRHLAPEGSLPAAEAAAREVLSLPMHPFLREEQIEAVIQAVLAF, from the coding sequence ATGGTTCCGATTCTCGATCTGAAGCAGGAGTACCTCGAGCTCAAAAGCGAGATTGACACAGCCATCGGCCGGGTGCTGGCCTCGGGCCACTTCATCGGCGGCCCCGAGGTGGAGGCCCTGGAGGCCGAGCTGGCAGAGTATCTAGGCGTGGCCCGGGTGGTGAGCTGCGCCTCTGGCACCGACGCCCTTTTCCTCACCCTGCGGGCTATGGGGGTAGGACCGGGGGATGAGGTGATCACCACCCCCTTTACCTTCATCGCCACCCTCGAGGCCATCCTGCACGCGGGGGCCCGGCCGGTGCTGGTGGATATCGACCCCCAGACCTTCAACCTGAACCCGGCCCTTCTGCCCGAAGCCCTCTCCCCCCGGACCCGGGCCATTCTGCCGGTGCACCTCTACGGCCAGGTGGCCCCTATGGATGAAATCCTGGCCTTTGCCCGGCAGCACGGACTTTGGGTGCTGGAGGACGCAGCCCAGGCCATAGGGGCCCGCTACCTGCACCGCCCAGCCGGCACCCTGGGCCAAGCCGGGGCCTTCAGCCTCTACCCCAGCAAAAACCTTGGGGCCTACGGCGACGGGGGGTTCATCGCCACGCAGGACCCTGCCTTAGCCGAAGAGGCCCGCCTGCTCGCGGCCCACGGGGCCAAGGTGCGCTACCACCACGTGCGGGCTGCCGGGTACACCTCGAGGCTGGACGCCCTTCAGGCGGCCATCCTGCGGGCCAAGCTGCCCCACCTAGAGCGCTGGAACGCCCGCCGCCGGGAAATCGCAGCCCGCTACACCCAGGCCCTGAAGCACCGCGTCCAGACCCCTTGCGAGATGCCCTACGCCCTGCATATCTACCACCAGTACACCATCCGCCACCCGGAGCGCGACCGGCTGGCCGCCCACCTAAAAGCCCGGGGCATCGGCTGCAGCGTGCACTACCCCCTCCCAGCCCACCTGCAGCCGGCCTACCGGCACCTGGCCCCGGAAGGCAGCCTGCCCGCGGCCGAGGCCGCCGCCCGCGAGGTGCTCTCCTTGCCCATGCACCCTTTCCTGCGGGAGGAGCAGATAGAGGCGGTGATCCAGGCCGTGCTGGCCTTCTAG